The window TGAAATACAACAAGACGAGGGCAGAGGAGAGTGCTGCTGACACAGCGACGTTGAGGAGGGAAAACCAATCGGAACCGTATCTATTCTGGATTTCAACACCGACTACGACAACGAGAGCAATTGTTCCTAAGACGGTTATTCCAAGCTTCAGTATATTTCGCAAATTCATCTAATCATACTGCAAGGTTGATTAGTAAAATAACACGTGGGTCGCCAAAATGGCATATTTTCACTAACCCACCTCCTCTGCGTCGGTGACTTTTTGACCTGTCATTGTGACTGTCAATTATGTCACTTCAGCAAATCAAATCTGATGATATTGCGACGTGGGACTCTCTTGATGACGTCGCAGAATCGCTGAAGAAACGCGGACTCGAACCCGAGCCAAGTCTCGGAGAGGACCACGAACTCGTTCTTCGGCTCACTGACGACGACGAGTTCATGGTGCTGATTCACGCTCCACCGGGCGAGACTGCGGCGTCGTTCAAGTCGCGCACGAACGTCAATACGCACACTGGACTCGTTGCGACTGACGATTTCGAGGAGTTCACGTTCATCACTCGGATTCGAACGTGGGACGCCCACGGACGGACAAAGTACCAGCAGCTCTCGTTCTCGAAAGAGCAGATGACGAGCGCTCGCGGGGAGAAGAACACCATCCTCCAGAAGCTCAACTCCATCGAGTTCAACAAACCTGAGACGATTTTCGACTCTCTCTACGACACGAAACAGGTTGTCAAAGCGTTCTATGAGGACTTCGAAGAACTCCGAACCGAACTCGTCCAAGAGGTCGCAGGCATCGACGATGATCGTGGCGACGCTAAACAACGCTACGTGCAGGTCACGCTCGATCGGATGATCTTCCTTTACTTCATCCAAGAGAAGGGCCTGCTCGACTACGAGCCTGAATACCTCCACGAGAAGCACGAAGAGTTCGCCGCGAAGGGAGACGTGTACGAAGAGTTCTATGAACCGCTGTTCTTCGAAATTCTTGCAGAAGGAAAGAAAGACGGTGACTTTGGAGTGCTTCCGTACCTCAATGGTGGTCTGTTCAGCAAGAACCCCATCGAGGAGGAGTTCGAAGACGCACGACTCGGTGACTCACCCGAACAGACGGCGGAACTCTTCGGGAAGATTCTCGACTTCCTCTCAGACTGGAACTGGAACGTCGACGAGCGACTCGACATCGTCGACCCGAAGAACCTCTCGCCTGCCATCTTGGGGCACATCTTCGAGCAGACGGTCAACCAGAAAGATATGGGCGCGTACTACACCCCCGAGGAGATTACGGGCTTCATGTCCCGGCGGACTGTCCACCCGTGGCTCATCGACCGGGTGAACGAAGAACACGAGACTGACTACGATGCAATCGACGACATCTTCTCACTCGACGTAGCTTCGGCTAGTCAGAGTGATTCACCCGTTGCGGCAGATGGTGGTGTTGCCCAAACGGTGGACCTCGATGCCGTGAACCAAGACCACGTCCAGACCCTCTACTTCGACGCGCTAAAGAAACTCCGTGTTCTCGACCCTGCAGTTGGGAGTGGGGCATTCCTCTTGGCCGCACAGGAAGTCCTCCTCGACGTGTATCTCCAGTGCTTGGAATACTTCCAAGCCCTTCGTGACGACCGACCGTGGGAACTCCCCGGTCGAATCGAAGACGAGTTGGACACCATCGACGCAACCGATGGGACCGTAACTCTGTACGCGAAGAAGCAGATTATCCTCCACAACCTCTACGGCGTCGACATTGATGACGGCGCAGTCGAGATTTGTAAGCTTCGGCTGTGGTTGTCGATGGTCGCTGACATCGAGAACAACCCGAAAGAAGTCGAGCCACTGCCGAACATCGACTTCAACATCCGGCAAGGTAACTCGTTGGTCGGGCAAACTGATGCAAGTATCGTCTCTAATGAGAGAGGTGATAGCGATTTAGGCTCGTGGGAAAAGAAAGCTCGTTTTGAAGATGTGAAAGAGGCAATCACCAATCACAAAAACGCTGAAACCAGTAAGGATGCCAAAAAGTGGCGAAACGAAGCTGAATCACGAATAGAGAAGCACCGAGATAAGTTTGACCAGATATTACGTCGTGAGTTCCAACAAGCAGGGTTTGATGACATAACCGTTGACCAGCTTCGAGAGTGGTCCCCGTACCATTGGCCCTTGGAATTTCCAGACGTGTTTGAGGAAGGCGGCTTCGGTGTAATTATTGGGAACCCACCATGGGACATGTTGTATACAAATAGAGATGAGTTCTTTAGGAGGTACGATGAGCAATTTGGAAAGTATCAATCTGATAAGAAAGATGATGTCATGGATGAGCTTCTTACGGACGAAACTATCGCTCAAGAATGGGAGAGATACCAAGATCAGATGGAAATACGAGCAGATTACTTCTCACAGAGTGAGACGTACAAACTGCAGTCCCCTGTCGTAGATGGGCGAAAGATGCCTACAAAGAATGACCTGTCTGCACTCTTCTTAGAGCGAATTTTTGACTTGTCTAGCGACGACGTCAGAGTGAGTTTGCTTCTTCCGGGAACTATACTTGGAGGGGTTATGGGGAAGGACCTGCGAACTCATTTACTAGACAATACGGATATTCAAGATATTGTTGGGTTTGAGAATAAAGGAATATTCCCAGAAATCGGCAGTATGTATCGGTTCGCAATACTGTCATTTGAGTATGGTGGAAGAACAACTCAGATGAAGGGGATATTTAACCAAACTGATGAAAAGGCGGTTTACGATGTTGATGACTTAGCTGCAGTTATCCCACGAGAAGTGCTTGTTAGATATTCCCCGAAAACGGGAATATTCCCGTTCGTAAGGTCTCAGCAAGAGGTGAACGTTTTAGACAAAGTTGTGAAACATCCACAGCTTGGAGAAGAGATCGATAATGCTTGGTCAGTAGATGTGTTAACAAAGGAGCTAGTTGAATCGACTGACCAAGAATATCTACTCACTTCACCAGACAATGCGGATTATCCGGTATATGGTGGTAAAAATATCCAACAATTCGAATATGACAACAGTCACACAACGAATCTGAAGGGGCCAAAATACTGGAGTCGTGGGATGTATGACCCGGAAAACAGCGCTCACTACCGTGTTCGAGAAAAGAAATTCAACCGAGGGAATCTTAAAAAAGCGATATATGAAGAGTTCGGTGGGGAAGACACCAGTAAATCCCAAGTCCAGTTTGTGGATGATTTACTCGAAGAGTACAGAGGGCATGGGCTAGAACAGGACGATGTCCTACTAGATTGTTCTGAGTATCGAATTGGGATCCGTGATATATCTAGAGCGCGGAATGAGCGGACAATAATGGCCGCAGTTCTACCCAAAGAGGTTGTTTGTCTGCATACGATAAACACCCTCAAACCATTCAGAATCGAGCCCGAAGAGTCTCACCTCTCAGAGTCTCCACTGCGGTCTGTATACGAACGTCGTTTCACTGACTTAGAGATATTTGCTGCTACTGGACTGTTAAACAGCATCCCGTTTGACTTCCTGATGCGTACAAAAGTTGAGTCACACATCGTAAAGCGGGAACTGCTTGAATCTCAGTTACCTCGATTATCAAGTGGAGACGATTGGTTCCGCTTTATTTCTGAACGTGCCGCACGTCTCAACTGTTATGGTGATGCCTTTGAAGATATGCGGCAACGTCTAGGGAACATTGAGCCAGCCATTGAACAAGAAGAGCGAGAACACCTCCAAGCCGAAATTGATGCAGCCGCATTCCATGCATACGGACTTGACCGCCGTGACACAGAGTTTGTTCTAGAGGACTTCCACAGAGTTGGTAATCCTCGAAAGATGACAGAAGATTACTTCGACCTTGTCTTTGAGAAATTTGATGAACTCGCTGAGTCAGGACCTTATCCCTGAATAAGGGTTAACAAGACAATCTCAGTAGCGTTATTCACTGTCCTTTTTCAAAACTGCTGCTGAGTGATTTATTGCTCTAACACGCCCCAACAGAGAACACGGGCATCCACATCACCTGTCCCAGCCAACTTAGACTGGTACTCGGTTGAACCTTCGATGTTCTCATCGAGG is drawn from Haloferax litoreum and contains these coding sequences:
- a CDS encoding Eco57I restriction-modification methylase domain-containing protein; the protein is MSLQQIKSDDIATWDSLDDVAESLKKRGLEPEPSLGEDHELVLRLTDDDEFMVLIHAPPGETAASFKSRTNVNTHTGLVATDDFEEFTFITRIRTWDAHGRTKYQQLSFSKEQMTSARGEKNTILQKLNSIEFNKPETIFDSLYDTKQVVKAFYEDFEELRTELVQEVAGIDDDRGDAKQRYVQVTLDRMIFLYFIQEKGLLDYEPEYLHEKHEEFAAKGDVYEEFYEPLFFEILAEGKKDGDFGVLPYLNGGLFSKNPIEEEFEDARLGDSPEQTAELFGKILDFLSDWNWNVDERLDIVDPKNLSPAILGHIFEQTVNQKDMGAYYTPEEITGFMSRRTVHPWLIDRVNEEHETDYDAIDDIFSLDVASASQSDSPVAADGGVAQTVDLDAVNQDHVQTLYFDALKKLRVLDPAVGSGAFLLAAQEVLLDVYLQCLEYFQALRDDRPWELPGRIEDELDTIDATDGTVTLYAKKQIILHNLYGVDIDDGAVEICKLRLWLSMVADIENNPKEVEPLPNIDFNIRQGNSLVGQTDASIVSNERGDSDLGSWEKKARFEDVKEAITNHKNAETSKDAKKWRNEAESRIEKHRDKFDQILRREFQQAGFDDITVDQLREWSPYHWPLEFPDVFEEGGFGVIIGNPPWDMLYTNRDEFFRRYDEQFGKYQSDKKDDVMDELLTDETIAQEWERYQDQMEIRADYFSQSETYKLQSPVVDGRKMPTKNDLSALFLERIFDLSSDDVRVSLLLPGTILGGVMGKDLRTHLLDNTDIQDIVGFENKGIFPEIGSMYRFAILSFEYGGRTTQMKGIFNQTDEKAVYDVDDLAAVIPREVLVRYSPKTGIFPFVRSQQEVNVLDKVVKHPQLGEEIDNAWSVDVLTKELVESTDQEYLLTSPDNADYPVYGGKNIQQFEYDNSHTTNLKGPKYWSRGMYDPENSAHYRVREKKFNRGNLKKAIYEEFGGEDTSKSQVQFVDDLLEEYRGHGLEQDDVLLDCSEYRIGIRDISRARNERTIMAAVLPKEVVCLHTINTLKPFRIEPEESHLSESPLRSVYERRFTDLEIFAATGLLNSIPFDFLMRTKVESHIVKRELLESQLPRLSSGDDWFRFISERAARLNCYGDAFEDMRQRLGNIEPAIEQEEREHLQAEIDAAAFHAYGLDRRDTEFVLEDFHRVGNPRKMTEDYFDLVFEKFDELAESGPYP